The genomic DNA TCAgagtaaccttttttttttgtgaacgaAAAATACCTTTCAATTAGAACTTAGGGTTGCTTATACAAGAGGAGAGCCTCCTttgccaaaaacaaaacttcgTACGTTAATCATATTTACACATCCACACACACATAAATGTTTGTTGACGTGTGAACAACTTTAATGTATCCATCAAAATTGCCGTAATTAAAAcaatagtaacattttttttttatagataacCGAAGTAGTAGATGATAGATCATAGACCGAGAGATACTAATCTTCGAGATGTTAATGGTAGCACATTGCTAGATTTTATAAAACACAGTTAAGGCATTAGacattcatattttgttttgttatgcgGATTTGAACTCGTATATATGATAAATGACAAATCCAACAACATTAGATATTCATCATTTGTAaaccttgatttttttgtcaatattatatatatatattttttttaaacgagaaataaaaagttttagctgaaaagaaaaaagactcaaaagatttatttccatacataaaatttaaataacttttCCTTTCTAAATTTTCCCTTCTAATTGCTCTGATTAGatgtatttaaattaatattggaAAGTAACACACATACTAAACTAGTTAGGTGTGATTAGTGATTACTGTTTTATTTCCAagatcttttgaaaattttactcTTATAAACAGCAGAGTTTATTTTTGTGCTATACTTtacaaagaaaatttgaatcTGTGTtacatttattcatttttattattattaatagtaTAGTCGGAAATCGAAGTCAATACATTGGTCATAACaatgtgactttttttttaagtcggGCTGGTGGGCTTTTTGTGTCCGCTTCCCAATGGTTTTACTACTGcgaaaaaacttaaaatcaaatttttactattttaccctaacaaattatttatttattttgtaaacaaacttttatttatctTCTCTCTCCTTGTCTGTCTCTTTATCCTTTTGCTTTTGAtactgctgctgcttcttcattctccccttttcttttctttttttttgtttgctctctctGTATCGTTTTGTAGGAATCTCTCACCAAACGTTTAGGTTTCTTCTCAgatttagaaactttttttctcAATCCGTGATTCTCCATTTGATTTCTCCTTAACCCTTGCGAAGAAATCGAATGAGCCCATTTCGGTTGTGATTTTTCTGAGAAGAAGAGTATTGGGAAGCAGCTAGGGTTTATGTGATGAGTAGATGATGCGTGAACCGCTTgttattgaagaagaaggagctaCTGAAGTTTTACTTGCGGAGAAaggaggagacgaagaagaagaaacggaagagagaagaagaagaagagacgattTGTTGTTACTAGCTTTACCAACAACGCCGATGGTACGATCGAAATCTCAAGGAACCACGAGGCGCGTCACTCCCACGCCACCTCCCGTAGACGTCGAGAAACCGTTACCAAACGGAGATCTCTACATGGGAACTTTTTCCGGCGGGTTTCCTAACGGATCCGGCAAGTATCTCTGGAAAGATGGCTGTATGTACGAAGGCGACTGGAAACGTGGCAAAGCCAGCGGTAAAGGCAAGTTCTCGTGGCCGAGCGGCGCGACTTACGAAGGCGAATTCAAATCTGGGAGGATGGAAGGGTTTGGCACTTTTGTTGGTGTTGACGGTGATACCTATAGAGGCTCTTGGGTTGCTGATCGGAAACATGGTCATGGTCAGAAGAGATACGCCAACGGAGATTACTATGAAGGTACCTGGCGGCGGAATCTACAGGACGGGAGGGGGAGGTATGTTTGGATGAATGGGAATCAGTATATCGGAGAGTGGAGGAATGGTGTGATTTGTGGCAAAGGTGTGCTTGCTTGGCCTAATGGGAACAAGTACGAAGGTCAATGGGAGAATGGTGTTCCTAAAGGAAGCGGTGTGTTTACATGGGCTGATGGAAGCTCTTGGATCGGGTCTTGGAATGAGAGAAGTAATCTCATGAGGAGTTTCTTTGATGGGATTGAGAAGAGTGAGTTGATTGTTGCCGCGACGAGGAAGAGATCTTCTGTTGATAGTGGAGCTGGGAGTTTGAGtggtggtgacaaggttttccCTAGGATCTGTATTTGGGAATCTGATGGAGAAGCTGGGGATATCACTTGTGATATTGTTGATAATGTGGAGGCTTCTGTGATTTACAGAGATAGGATTTCGATTGATCGAGATGGGTTTCGTCAGTTTAGGAAGAATCCTTGCTGTTTCAGCGGCGAGGCTAAGAAACCTGGAGAGACTATATCTAAAGGGCAtaagaaatatgatttgatgCTCAACTTGCAACATGGAATCAGGTactcatattttatattttcagaaTCCCTAGGGATGATGATCTAGATCTGTGTTTTAACCAAAAGTGCGATGATTTAGGTATTCTGTCGGCAAACATGCTTCCATTGTTCGTGACCTTAAACAGAGTGATTTTGACCCGAGTGAAAAGTTTTGGACAAGGTTCCCACCTGAGGGTTCTAAGACCACACCGCCGCATCAATCTGTGGATTTCCGTTGGAAGGACTATTGCCCTTTGGTGTTTAGGTATTCAATCTTTTGctgttagatatttttttcaatgtgTTAATCTTATTGTGCATAAGGTTTGGTGATGTTTATTCTCTAAATCTGTGTTTGTGGtgaaatttgtttcttt from Camelina sativa cultivar DH55 chromosome 7, Cs, whole genome shotgun sequence includes the following:
- the LOC104702556 gene encoding phosphatidylinositol 4-phosphate 5-kinase 2-like → MMREPLVIEEEGATEVLLAEKGGDEEEETEERRRRRDDLLLLALPTTPMVRSKSQGTTRRVTPTPPPVDVEKPLPNGDLYMGTFSGGFPNGSGKYLWKDGCMYEGDWKRGKASGKGKFSWPSGATYEGEFKSGRMEGFGTFVGVDGDTYRGSWVADRKHGHGQKRYANGDYYEGTWRRNLQDGRGRYVWMNGNQYIGEWRNGVICGKGVLAWPNGNKYEGQWENGVPKGSGVFTWADGSSWIGSWNERSNLMRSFFDGIEKSELIVAATRKRSSVDSGAGSLSGGDKVFPRICIWESDGEAGDITCDIVDNVEASVIYRDRISIDRDGFRQFRKNPCCFSGEAKKPGETISKGHKKYDLMLNLQHGIRYSVGKHASIVRDLKQSDFDPSEKFWTRFPPEGSKTTPPHQSVDFRWKDYCPLVFRRLRELFTVDPADYMLAICGNDALRELSSPGKSGSFFYLTQDDRFMIKTVKKSEVKVLLRMLPSYYKHVCQYENTLVTRFYGVHCIKPVGGQKTRFIVMGNLFCSEYRIQRRFDLKGSSHGRYTSKPEVEIDETTTLKDLDLNFAFRLQRNWYQELMTQIKRDCEFLEAARIMDYSLLVGVHFRDDNTGDKMGLSPFVLRSGKIESYQNEKFMRGCRFLEAELQDMDRILAGRKPLIRLGANMPARAERMARRSDFDQYSSGGTNYLSHGEVYEVVLYFGVIDILQDYDISKKIEHAYKSLQADPASISAVDPKLYSRRFRDFISRIFIEDG